The region CGTTCTGTTTGACGAGCTGCCGCTCCAGCGTCAGGAGCATCTTCAGCTGCCCGTCTCGCCCCATGCTAAAATTCGGCTGATGAGCGAGAAAATGGCGGAAGAGCCCGCCGCCTGGCAGACGCTGACGCAGTGGGCGAGCCACTTTGCCATGAGCGAACGCAGCCTGGCGCGGCTGGTGGTGAAAGAGACCGGTTTAAGCTTTCGCCGCTGGCGCCACCAGCTGCAGCTGATTGTGGCCTTACAGCATTTGATTGGTGGGAAATCGGTACAGCAGGTGGCACAGTCACTCGGCTATGACTCTACCACCGCGTTTATCACCATGTTCAGGAAGGGACTCGGCCAGACGCCGGCGCGTTATATGGCCAGCCTGACTACGACTTCCCAATAAACAGAGAGACAAGGCCTGCCGCAATCAGCGGCCCCACCGGAACGCCGCGAAAGAGCGCCACGCCCAGCACGGTGCCCACCAGCAGACCCGCCACCAGCGAGGGCTGGCTGCTCATCAGCGTAACGCCGCGTCCGCCCAGCCATGACACAAAAATCCCCACCGCGATCGCCACCAGCGATTTCCAGTTTACAAACGAATGCAGCAGCGTTGAGGCGGGAAGCGTGCCGCTGGCGATGGGCGCCATTACCCCGATGGTTAAGATGATGATCCCGATGGTGAGGCCCTGTTTTTCTATCCACGGGAAAAAGCTATTTAACGGGGTCACGCGAACAATAATCAGCACCAGAATCGAGATGGCGACGGTGGTGTTATGGCTGACAAAGCCGAGCGCGGCGAGTGCCAGAAGAATGAGAAGAGTAGGGTCAAGCATAGGGAATCCTTGCCAAAATAATTAACCTGCTTACTGTACGCGCAAACGCGGCGGAGGACAGTTTTAAAAAGATTATAGTGCTGTCATAACCTTGTCATTTACGCGGATTAAAACGAAGGCAGATATCGCAAAAGGGGTCGCCATCATGAACGATCACATGTTTGTGGAAACGCTGATTATCTCCTCATCGTTTTTCGCTATTGCCGTTATTCTCATCGCCTCCGTGCTGTTTCTGGAAAGAAAAGGCTGACAGGTCGTCAGCCATCACGGTTACGCTTTGTGGAAGGTCACCAGCTCAGGACGGGCGATGCGCAGGTAATCCTGGGTATCCATAATCACGGATTTCTCCAGCAGGCCGGCGTTAAAGGCGATTTCGTCAAAACGCTCGAACAGCAGCGGGTCGGCAACCAGCGCCAAATCAGGATGGAAGCTAAAGGGTGGGATCGCGCCGAAAACGCAGGCGGTCAGGGTATCGACCTCAGCCGGGCTGGCGAGGGAGGCCTTCAGCCCGCCAAAATGGCGGGCAAGCTGGCTCAGGTCGGCCTGCAGATCGGCGGCGAGGATAGCCAGAACGTGTTTTTTTACGCCGTTTCCCTTCACCTTGCAGACGAGGGCCTTTGCGCCTTGTCGCAGATCGGTCCCGCGAATTTCACTTACCGCTTCACATTTTCCGACCGCCTCGTGCTCCATGACGCGAAACCGCGCGCCCTGCTCGGTGAGTAAGGTAATCAGTTGCTGGTGGGTGCCTGTTCCAATAACGTCGTCAGTCATAACGATTTTCCCGGTGATAATCCAGTATGCAGCGTTCTACATTAGCACGGGATGAACGGGGTCGAAAGAAAACAGCCAGCGCGTTCGCTGGCTGTTGGATTATGCGTTGCTGGTAGCAGATTGCTTGTGGAACAGCTCCCTGAACACCGGATAAATATCATCCTGGTCACGGATATGCTGCATGGCAAAATTATCGAACATTGCTTGCAGATGTTCATACTCCCGCCACAGGGTCTGGTGCGCGCGACGGGTAATTTCGATATAGCTGTAGTAACGCACCACCGGCAGAATTTTCTTCGCCAGAATCTCGTGACACAGCGGTGAGTCATCGGCCCAGTTGTCGCCATCGGACGCCTGCGCGGCATAAATGTTCCACTGCGCCGGGTCGTAACGCTCTTTGACCACTTCATCCATCAGCTTCAGAGCGCTTGATACGATGGTCCCGCCGGTCTCCTGCGAGTAGAAGAACTCATGTTCATCTACTTCTTTCGCCTGAGTATGGTGACGAATATAAACCACCTCCACGTTCTTATAGGTTCTGCTCAGGAACAGATAGAGCAGAATATAAAAACGCTTCGCCATATCCTTCGTGGCCTGGTCCATCGAGCCGGACACGTCCATCAGACAGAACATCACCGCCTGGCTGGAGGGCTCGGGGCGTTTTTCGTAATTCTTGTAGCGCAGGTCGAAGGTGTCGATAAACGGTACCCGTTCGATCTTCGCTCTTAGTTCCGCAATCTCTTTACGCAGGCGCTCCTCTTCCAGCAGTTGCGCCGGTTCCGTGTTTTCCACGACCTTCAGGCTGCTCTCCAGCTCGCGCAGCTCGCGCCGTTTGCCCGCCGTCATGGCCGTTCGTCGCGCCAGTGAATTCTGCAACGAACGCACGACGCTGATATTGGCGGGCACGCCGTTGGCGGTATAGCCCGCGCGATGGGTTTTATATTCATTAAGCTGACGATGCTGATTCTTTTTTAGATTCGGCAGCGCCAGGTCTTCAAACAGCAGGTCGAGATATTCGTCTTTCGAAATCTGGAAGACAAATTCGTCCTGACCTTCACCGTCCTGGCTGGCCTGTCCCTGACCGCTTCCTGAACCACCGCCGCCGCCCTGAGGACGCTCAATTCTGTCGTTCTGAACGAAGTGGTCATTACCTGGGTGTACGCGATGGCGCAGGCCGCCTCGCCCCTGATGAAACATCGGTTCGCTGATGTCATCGGTGGGGATGGAGACAGACTCGCCGCTGTCGACGTCGGTCACCGAGCGTTTGTTGATGGCCTCGGAGATAGACTGTTTAATTTGCGCTTTATAACGACGCAAGAAGCGCTGGCGGTTCACCGTGCTCTTGTTTTTGCCGTTAAGACGCCGGTCAATAAACCAGGTCATATACCCCCCGTACTGCATTTGCCAACTTGCATTTTGTAGGCCCGGTCAGCGCTAACCGCCACCGGGCACTTGTTTTTAAGACGATTTACGCACGCGCAGATACCATTCGCAGAGCAGGCGGACCTGCTTGCGGGTGTAGCCTTTTTCCATCATACGGTCGACAAAGTCGTCGTGCTTTTTCTGCTCATCGGTTGAGGTTTTGGCGTTAAACGAGATCACCGGCAGCAGCTCTTCGGTATTGGAGAACATTTTCTTCTCAATGACCGTGCGCAGCTTCTCGTAGCTGGTCCAGTTCGGATTTCGCCCGTTGTTATGCGCTCTGGCGCGCAGGACGAAGTTCACAATCTCGTTACGGAAGTCTTTCGGGTTGCTGATCCCGGCAGGCTTCTCGATTTTTTCCAGCTCCGCGTTCAGGGATTCACGGTCAAACAGCTGGCCGGTATCCGGGTCGCGGTACTCCTGATCCTGGATCCAGAAGTCAGCATAGGTGACGTAACGGTCGAAAATGTTCTGCCCGTATTCTGAATAGGATTCCAGGTAGGCCGTCTGGATCTCTTTGCCAATGAACTCGGCGTATTTCGGGATCAGGTAACCTTTGAGGAACTCAAGGTAGCGTTCAGCCTGCTCCTGCGGGAACTGCTCGCGTTCGATTTGCTGCTCCAGCACGTAGAACAGATGAACCGGGTTGGCCGCCACTTCCGCATGGTCGAAGTTAAAGACGCGGGAGAGGATCTTAAACGCGAAACGCGTGGACAGACCGTTCATCCCCTCGTCGACGCCAGCGTAATCGCGGTACTCCTGATACGACTTCGCTTTCGGGTCGGTATCTTTCAGGCTTTCACCGTCATAGACGCGCATTTTCGAATAGATGCTCGAGTTTTCCGGCTCTTTCAGACGCGAAAGGATGGAGAAGCGCGACAGCGTTTCCAGCGTTCCCGGTGCGCAAGGAGCGTGCACCAGCTCGCTGTGGTTAAGCAGTTTCTCGTAAATTTTGATCTCTTCGGAGATCCGCAGGCAATAAGGCACCTTGACGATGTACACGCGGTCAAGGAAGGCCTCATTGTTTTTGTTATTACGGAAGGTCACCCATTCAGATTCGTTCGAGTGGGCGAGAATAATCCCGTTAAACGGCAGGGCGGAGATACCTTCCGTCCCGTTGTAG is a window of Enterobacter cloacae complex sp. ECNIH7 DNA encoding:
- a CDS encoding DUF441 domain-containing protein, with protein sequence MLDPTLLILLALAALGFVSHNTTVAISILVLIIVRVTPLNSFFPWIEKQGLTIGIIILTIGVMAPIASGTLPASTLLHSFVNWKSLVAIAVGIFVSWLGGRGVTLMSSQPSLVAGLLVGTVLGVALFRGVPVGPLIAAGLVSLFIGKS
- the yoaI gene encoding small membrane protein YoaI; this translates as MNDHMFVETLIISSSFFAIAVILIASVLFLERKG
- a CDS encoding YbaK/prolyl-tRNA synthetase associated domain-containing protein, which gives rise to MTDDVIGTGTHQQLITLLTEQGARFRVMEHEAVGKCEAVSEIRGTDLRQGAKALVCKVKGNGVKKHVLAILAADLQADLSQLARHFGGLKASLASPAEVDTLTACVFGAIPPFSFHPDLALVADPLLFERFDEIAFNAGLLEKSVIMDTQDYLRIARPELVTFHKA
- a CDS encoding YeaH/YhbH family protein — translated: MTWFIDRRLNGKNKSTVNRQRFLRRYKAQIKQSISEAINKRSVTDVDSGESVSIPTDDISEPMFHQGRGGLRHRVHPGNDHFVQNDRIERPQGGGGGSGSGQGQASQDGEGQDEFVFQISKDEYLDLLFEDLALPNLKKNQHRQLNEYKTHRAGYTANGVPANISVVRSLQNSLARRTAMTAGKRRELRELESSLKVVENTEPAQLLEEERLRKEIAELRAKIERVPFIDTFDLRYKNYEKRPEPSSQAVMFCLMDVSGSMDQATKDMAKRFYILLYLFLSRTYKNVEVVYIRHHTQAKEVDEHEFFYSQETGGTIVSSALKLMDEVVKERYDPAQWNIYAAQASDGDNWADDSPLCHEILAKKILPVVRYYSYIEITRRAHQTLWREYEHLQAMFDNFAMQHIRDQDDIYPVFRELFHKQSATSNA
- the yeaG gene encoding protein kinase YeaG; translated protein: MNIFDHYRQRYEAAKDEEFTLQEFLTICRQDRSAYANAAERLLMAIGEPNMVDTALEPRLSRLFSNRVVARYPAFEEFYGMEDAIEQIVSYLKHAAQGLEEKKQILYLLGPVGGGKSSLAERLKSLMQRVPIYVLSANGERSPVNDHPLCLFNPQEDAQILDKEYGIPRRYLGTIMSPWAAKRLHEFGGDITKFRVVKVWPSILEQIAIAKTEPGDENNQDISALVGKVDIRKLENFAQNDPDAYGYSGALCRANQGIMEFVEMFKAPIKVLHPLLTATQEGNYNGTEGISALPFNGIILAHSNESEWVTFRNNKNNEAFLDRVYIVKVPYCLRISEEIKIYEKLLNHSELVHAPCAPGTLETLSRFSILSRLKEPENSSIYSKMRVYDGESLKDTDPKAKSYQEYRDYAGVDEGMNGLSTRFAFKILSRVFNFDHAEVAANPVHLFYVLEQQIEREQFPQEQAERYLEFLKGYLIPKYAEFIGKEIQTAYLESYSEYGQNIFDRYVTYADFWIQDQEYRDPDTGQLFDRESLNAELEKIEKPAGISNPKDFRNEIVNFVLRARAHNNGRNPNWTSYEKLRTVIEKKMFSNTEELLPVISFNAKTSTDEQKKHDDFVDRMMEKGYTRKQVRLLCEWYLRVRKSS